The genomic stretch GCCTGAGATACGCGTCGATGTCCTTCGGCCGTCTGGGCGGCGCGGGAAAATTTTCGATCACTGCTCCGCGCATCTGCTGCCACATGAGGCGGATGCGGCCCGCATAGGGTGACACCTCGCGCCGCGGCAGCGCAAGATCGAGCCTGCTTTTGAACGGGTCCTGTTCGCGCACCGTATAACCGGCCGCGCGCATGGTCTTCAGGATGTCATCGGCGATGCGGACGCGTCCGATGTTGCGGAACGCACCCGCAAGCCGTCCGGCGATTGTGCTGTGCCCACCCTCCAGAAGGCGATCCGCCACTTCCGAAGCATCGCGGATCGTCGCAAGCGATGCACGCGCGTCAGTGGGATTCCTCTCGAAGAAACCGGGCGAGCTGGCGATCAACGCCGCGGGTAGCGAGAACAGCCGCAGCCCGTCCTTCTCTTCGATATCCTTCTCTTCCGGTACGGTGGCACGAACATCGAACAACGAGGTACTATACGGCAGTGCCGTGGCCTTGTTGCCGCCCTTGGGAGAGCGCACCACAAGCTGGGACGGTATGGCCTGGTTCCCGGCATGCAGAACTAGAGAGTGCTCCGGTGATAGGCACCAGTCGCTGCCAAAGCGCTCCCGTAGATAGGCGGCGCAAAAAGCCCAGAAGGAAGCATACCAATCTGTGCTTTCGCCGGCAGCCTCGTGCGGGCGCACCGCTATGTACCAGCCCTTCATGACCTCTTGCAGGAAGCCGTTCTTGAGCAGCCTCTCCCTGTGCAACCGTTTGATGTCTATGGCCCGAATGGCGACAACACCCCGGTTCTGAAGCGCCCTGAGGGCATCAAGGGATTCGGCCAGTTTCTCGTGCGGCGCTGCCATGAACTTTGTCCTGCCATTAGGTTATGACGCTGCGCGCCAAC from Gammaproteobacteria bacterium encodes the following:
- a CDS encoding Fic family protein, with the translated sequence MAAPHEKLAESLDALRALQNRGVVAIRAIDIKRLHRERLLKNGFLQEVMKGWYIAVRPHEAAGESTDWYASFWAFCAAYLRERFGSDWCLSPEHSLVLHAGNQAIPSQLVVRSPKGGNKATALPYSTSLFDVRATVPEEKDIEEKDGLRLFSLPAALIASSPGFFERNPTDARASLATIRDASEVADRLLEGGHSTIAGRLAGAFRNIGRVRIADDILKTMRAAGYTVREQDPFKSRLDLALPRREVSPYAGRIRLMWQQMRGAVIENFPAPPRRPKDIDAYLRHVQEVYVTDAYHSLSIEGYRVSPVLIERVRGGDWNPDADKENREDRNALATRGYWLAYQAVQKSLRRVLRGENPGTVADEDHGAWYRELFAPNVTAGLLRTGDLAGYRNGPVFIQRSMHVPPNREAARDAMPVFFEMLTEEAEPSVRVVLGHFIFVYIHPYTDGNGRIGRFLMNVMLGAGGYPWTVVPLERRDAYMTALEEASVRQNISPFAEFLAQLVDEGLRGKLVARVPAAGARNFKNRG